The Nitrospira tepida genome includes a window with the following:
- a CDS encoding CPBP family intramembrane glutamic endopeptidase, protein MAIFSARADEAICQTPRQRRAAVELLVLGILAGCFLALFPRRPIVVDLGLALFAVGLVLLGANNRKGQCWGSPAAEVGHASRWRGVAVTMTMTVIVMLVWFAVGAVIGYQGADWPGVKARILHPYIPTAVLLYLPWALIQQILFQFYLLGRVRALCPSLHPLAQSSLNGLIFGLVHATDLEIMLLAALGGTLWSWLYLRDRRLWPLAVSHALVGTTFYYWVYGYDLASRWSAFLRSLLG, encoded by the coding sequence ATGGCTATATTCTCAGCCAGGGCCGACGAGGCCATTTGCCAGACGCCTCGACAGCGCAGAGCGGCGGTTGAGTTATTGGTGTTGGGGATCCTGGCGGGTTGCTTCCTGGCGCTGTTTCCACGACGGCCCATCGTCGTGGATCTCGGCCTCGCCCTCTTTGCCGTCGGTCTCGTCCTCCTCGGCGCCAACAACCGCAAGGGGCAATGTTGGGGCTCGCCAGCGGCCGAAGTCGGCCACGCAAGCCGCTGGCGGGGGGTCGCCGTCACGATGACAATGACGGTGATCGTGATGCTCGTCTGGTTCGCGGTCGGAGCCGTGATCGGCTATCAGGGAGCCGATTGGCCCGGCGTGAAGGCCAGGATCCTCCACCCCTACATCCCCACCGCCGTCCTGCTGTATTTGCCCTGGGCCTTGATCCAACAAATTCTTTTTCAGTTCTACCTGCTCGGCCGGGTGCGGGCGCTCTGTCCCTCACTCCATCCGCTCGCGCAGTCCTCGCTCAATGGGCTGATCTTCGGTCTGGTTCACGCCACCGACCTCGAGATCATGCTCTTGGCGGCCCTGGGCGGAACCCTCTGGAGTTGGTTGTACCTTCGCGACCGCCGGCTCTGGCCCCTCGCGGTGTCGCACGCGCTCGTCGGTACCACGTTCTATTACTGGGTGTACGGGTACGATCTCGCGAGCCGATGGAGCGCCTTTCTCCGAAGCCTGTTGGGTTAA
- the nuoI gene encoding NADH-quinone oxidoreductase subunit NuoI, with the protein MSTRWDRLRAWARRLLLYEIVMSMATTLRHLLFYKPFTVQYPHEKPLLPESFRGMLALLRYDDGTEKCVGCDLCEAACPSRVITVTSAEVPGEPTKRYAKAYTMDMTRCLFCGLCVTACPVDALGMTREYEWSVYDKRDLVLNKQQLLAIGDRAFPAREKRLEFQHLNVAVFNVAFQNHPPKRFEDHPVAQNRSE; encoded by the coding sequence ATGTCAACGCGATGGGATCGGCTCAGAGCGTGGGCCAGGCGACTGCTGCTCTACGAAATCGTGATGAGCATGGCTACCACGCTGAGACATCTGCTTTTTTATAAGCCCTTCACGGTTCAATATCCTCATGAAAAGCCCCTCCTGCCCGAGAGCTTTCGCGGCATGCTCGCGCTGCTGCGGTACGACGATGGGACGGAGAAATGCGTGGGCTGCGATCTGTGCGAGGCAGCCTGTCCATCACGCGTGATCACCGTGACAAGCGCCGAGGTCCCGGGAGAGCCGACCAAGCGCTATGCCAAGGCCTATACCATGGATATGACCCGATGTCTGTTTTGCGGGCTCTGCGTGACCGCCTGCCCGGTCGATGCCCTCGGGATGACGCGGGAATATGAATGGTCCGTGTATGACAAGCGGGATCTGGTCCTCAACAAGCAGCAGCTCCTCGCGATTGGAGACCGCGCGTTTCCGGCACGAGAGAAACGGCTGGAGTTCCAACATCTCAACGTCGCCGTCTTCAACGTGGCCTTCCAGAATCATCCGCCCAAACGGTTCGAAGACCATCCGGTCGCTCAGAACCGATCCGAGTAA
- a CDS encoding TM2 domain-containing protein — protein sequence MRYRSHLAELKTTLSAHQLEVLNSEMVRLHKSALTAYALWLVLSWFGVHHFYLERPWKAIAYILAFTVGAAGLVLGFLLSWVMDETWSLAFRGAAVGGGLVLAGWWFVDLVTLHKQVERYNEEMEAQVIEALREPGGPPRPEQRSRPWPLYLNN from the coding sequence ATGCGCTACCGATCCCATCTGGCGGAACTCAAGACGACGCTGTCGGCCCATCAGCTTGAAGTGCTGAATAGCGAGATGGTCCGGCTCCACAAGTCCGCACTGACAGCCTATGCCCTATGGTTGGTGCTCAGTTGGTTCGGCGTGCATCACTTCTATTTGGAACGGCCCTGGAAGGCAATCGCCTATATTCTGGCCTTCACGGTGGGAGCGGCCGGGTTGGTCCTGGGGTTTCTGCTCTCATGGGTCATGGACGAGACCTGGAGCCTGGCGTTCCGCGGTGCGGCGGTCGGCGGCGGCTTGGTTCTGGCCGGTTGGTGGTTCGTCGATCTCGTCACGCTCCATAAGCAGGTGGAGCGCTACAACGAAGAGATGGAAGCGCAGGTCATCGAGGCGCTTCGCGAGCCCGGCGGTCCGCCTCGCCCCGAGCAGCGAAGCAGGCCGTGGCCGTTGTATCTGAACAACTAA